A single Pseudomonas brassicacearum DNA region contains:
- a CDS encoding acetyl-CoA C-acetyltransferase — translation MTQLRRVAIIGGNRIPFARSNGPYATASNQAMLTAALEGLIERYNLHGLHIGEVAAGAVLKHSRDMNMTRECVLGSRLSPMTPAYDVQQACGTGLETVLLVANKIALGQIDSGIAGGVDTTSDAPIAVNEGLRRILLQANRAKTTADKIKTFLQLRPQHLVPDLPRINEPRTGLNMGEHCELMAQTWQIPREAQDQLALESHQKMAASYAEGWQNDLMTPFLGLTRDNNLRPDLTLEKLASLKPAFEKSAKGTMTAGNSTPLTDGASLVLLGSEDWAKARGLPILAYLRDGETAAVDFVNGAEGLLMAPVYAVPRLLARNGLTLQDFDYYEIHEAFAAQVLCTLKAWEDPDYCKTRLGLDAPLGAIDRSRLNVKGSSLAAGHPFAATGGRIVANLAKLLDAAGRGRGLISICAAAGQGVTAIIER, via the coding sequence ATGACACAACTACGCCGCGTCGCGATCATCGGTGGTAACCGCATTCCGTTCGCCCGCTCCAACGGGCCCTATGCCACCGCCAGCAACCAGGCAATGTTGACGGCTGCCCTCGAGGGGCTGATCGAACGCTACAACCTGCACGGCTTGCACATTGGCGAGGTGGCTGCCGGTGCGGTGCTCAAGCACTCCCGGGATATGAACATGACCCGCGAATGCGTGCTCGGCTCGCGGCTGTCACCGATGACGCCGGCCTATGACGTGCAGCAGGCCTGTGGCACCGGGCTGGAGACGGTGCTGCTGGTGGCCAACAAGATTGCCCTGGGCCAGATCGACAGCGGCATTGCCGGCGGCGTGGACACCACCTCGGACGCGCCGATCGCGGTCAATGAAGGGCTGCGCAGGATCCTGCTGCAAGCCAATCGCGCCAAGACCACCGCCGACAAGATCAAGACCTTCCTGCAACTGCGTCCCCAGCACCTCGTTCCCGACCTGCCGCGCATCAACGAACCGCGCACCGGTCTGAACATGGGTGAGCACTGCGAATTGATGGCCCAGACCTGGCAGATCCCCCGGGAGGCGCAAGACCAGTTGGCCCTGGAAAGCCATCAGAAAATGGCCGCGTCTTATGCCGAAGGTTGGCAGAACGACTTGATGACACCGTTTCTTGGCCTGACCCGGGACAACAACCTGCGCCCGGACCTGACCCTGGAAAAACTCGCCTCCCTCAAGCCAGCCTTCGAGAAAAGCGCCAAGGGCACGATGACCGCAGGCAATTCCACGCCACTGACCGATGGCGCTTCGTTGGTACTGCTGGGCAGTGAAGACTGGGCCAAGGCCCGGGGGCTGCCGATCCTGGCGTACCTGCGCGACGGTGAAACAGCCGCGGTGGATTTCGTCAATGGCGCCGAAGGGCTATTGATGGCCCCGGTCTACGCCGTGCCGCGATTGCTGGCGCGCAACGGTTTGACCTTGCAGGACTTTGATTACTACGAGATCCACGAAGCCTTCGCCGCCCAGGTGTTGTGCACACTGAAGGCCTGGGAAGACCCGGACTACTGCAAGACCCGCCTGGGCCTCGACGCGCCGCTGGGGGCCATCGACCGCAGTCGGTTGAACGTCAAGGGCAGTTCCCTGGCCGCCGGGCACCCGTTTGCCGCCACGGGCGGGCGCATTGTCGCCAACCTCGCCAAGTTGCTCGATGCCGCCGGGCGAGGTCGCGGCTTGATTTCCATCTGCGCCGCAGCGGGCCAGGGCGTGACGGCGATTATCGAGCGCTGA
- a CDS encoding bile acid:sodium symporter family protein — translation MHILRHLKRMVTDWFLCGMLLATLLAYFFPSFGATGGAMHAEWVVNIGIFVVFFLHGVNLSGEQIRHGLKNIRLHVMVQAFTFGVFPLLWLISHWLVGSHVPALLMLGFFYLCALPSTISSSVALTGSAKGNVPAAILNASLSSVLGIFLTPLLVSLVVGSGAGGIDLGSTLLDLCMMLLLPLVLGQFLRRWLAGFFGRYKRYTSIIDKLVILLLVYAAFCNSMVSGIWQQQGNGVLLSAVLGSAVLLAIILWATTRTARVLKFSSADEVAAVFCASKKSLAAGVPMAALIFGNHPGLGLILLPIMIYHPLQLIVCSVLAERYASHHRELASRQNGAVLSAR, via the coding sequence ATGCACATCCTCAGACACCTCAAACGCATGGTGACCGACTGGTTCCTGTGCGGCATGTTGCTCGCCACACTGTTGGCGTACTTCTTTCCATCCTTTGGTGCCACGGGCGGTGCCATGCATGCCGAATGGGTGGTCAACATCGGCATTTTCGTAGTGTTCTTCCTGCACGGGGTCAACCTGTCCGGCGAACAGATCCGTCACGGTTTGAAGAACATCCGGCTGCACGTAATGGTGCAGGCGTTCACCTTTGGCGTGTTTCCGTTGCTCTGGCTGATCAGCCATTGGCTGGTCGGCAGCCACGTGCCAGCGCTGCTGATGCTGGGGTTCTTCTACCTGTGCGCCCTGCCCTCGACCATATCCTCCTCGGTGGCCCTGACCGGCAGTGCAAAAGGTAACGTGCCGGCGGCGATTCTCAACGCGAGCCTGTCCAGCGTACTGGGGATTTTCCTGACCCCGCTGCTGGTCAGTTTAGTGGTCGGCAGCGGCGCCGGTGGCATCGACCTCGGTTCGACCCTGCTCGACCTGTGCATGATGTTGCTGTTGCCACTGGTGCTGGGGCAGTTCCTGCGGCGTTGGCTGGCCGGCTTTTTCGGCAGGTACAAGCGCTACACCAGCATCATCGACAAGCTGGTGATCCTGCTGCTGGTCTACGCGGCGTTCTGCAACTCGATGGTGTCCGGCATCTGGCAACAGCAAGGCAACGGTGTGCTATTGAGCGCAGTGCTTGGCAGTGCCGTGCTGCTGGCGATCATCTTGTGGGCGACCACCCGCACCGCTCGCGTCCTGAAATTCAGCAGCGCCGATGAAGTGGCCGCGGTGTTCTGTGCCAGCAAGAAATCCCTCGCCGCCGGGGTGCCGATGGCGGCGTTGATTTTTGGCAACCATCCCGGCCTGGGGCTGATCCTGCTGCCGATCATGATCTATCACCCGCTGCAGTTGATCGTCTGCTCGGTCCTCGCCGAGCGCTACGCCAGTCATCACCGGGAACTGGCGTCCCGCCAGAACGGCGCCGTCCTCAGCGCTCGATAA
- a CDS encoding AraC family transcriptional regulator, giving the protein MPPNGHQQLERRIPDLAQLPRPLYARVESLSAGSWTQAHRHDWVQFSYAISGVLGVHTAAGSFFAPPQRGIWIPADLEHHVVTSTRAEMRSLYVHRHACPWADERCRVLEVTPLARELIKVFCQLPVDYPQGDTQEERLVQVLLDQLATLPEVGFSLPLPRHARLLGLCNELIEQPEQNVTLQAWAERLGTSEKTLMRLFQRETGLSFRAWRQRMRLLSSLGSLEKGDSVTSAALSCGYDSTSAFIAAFKGMFGFTPGELFKH; this is encoded by the coding sequence ATGCCGCCTAACGGACACCAGCAGCTCGAACGCCGCATCCCCGACCTGGCGCAATTGCCGAGGCCGCTCTACGCCCGTGTCGAAAGCTTGAGCGCCGGTTCCTGGACGCAAGCCCATCGTCATGACTGGGTGCAGTTTTCCTACGCCATCAGTGGCGTTCTCGGTGTACACACCGCCGCGGGCAGCTTCTTTGCACCGCCACAACGGGGCATCTGGATCCCGGCCGACCTCGAACACCATGTGGTGACCTCCACCCGGGCGGAAATGCGCAGCCTGTATGTGCATCGCCACGCCTGCCCCTGGGCCGATGAGCGCTGTCGGGTGCTGGAAGTCACGCCACTGGCCCGTGAGTTGATCAAGGTGTTTTGTCAGCTTCCGGTCGATTATCCACAGGGTGATACCCAGGAAGAACGCCTGGTGCAGGTGCTGCTGGACCAACTGGCGACCCTGCCGGAGGTAGGATTCTCCCTGCCGCTGCCGCGACATGCCCGTCTGCTGGGGCTGTGTAACGAATTGATCGAACAGCCTGAGCAGAACGTCACCCTGCAAGCCTGGGCTGAGCGCCTGGGCACCTCGGAAAAAACCCTGATGCGCCTGTTCCAGCGCGAGACCGGCCTGAGCTTCCGCGCCTGGCGCCAGCGCATGCGCCTGTTGTCGTCCCTGGGGTCGCTGGAGAAGGGCGACAGCGTCACCAGCGCCGCGTTGTCCTGTGGGTATGATTCAACGTCCGCGTTCATTGCGGCGTTCAAGGGGATGTTCGGGTTTACCCCGGGGGAGCTGTTCAAGCATTGA
- a CDS encoding PA4780 family RIO1-like protein kinase, with translation MKTPKRIEPLIEDGLVDEVLRPLMSGKEAAVYVVRCGNELRCAKVYKEANKRSFRQAAEYQEGRKVRNSRQARAMAKGSKFGRKETEDAWQNAEVAALFRLAGAGVRVPKPYDFLEGVLLMELVADEYGDAAPRLNDVVLEPDQAREYHAFLISQIVLMLCTGLVHGDLSEFNVLLTPTGPVIIDLPQAVDAAGNNHAFSMLERDVGNMASYFGRFAPELRRTKYAKEMWALYEAGTLHPASVLTGEFDEPEELADVGGIMREIEAARLDEERRQAVRAADDAPPGKAEEPPPPWMQ, from the coding sequence ATGAAGACTCCAAAACGCATTGAACCCCTGATCGAGGACGGTCTGGTCGACGAGGTGCTGCGCCCACTCATGAGTGGTAAAGAAGCAGCTGTTTATGTGGTGCGCTGCGGCAACGAGCTACGTTGCGCGAAGGTCTACAAGGAGGCGAACAAGCGAAGTTTTCGTCAGGCGGCCGAGTATCAGGAAGGCCGCAAGGTCCGCAACAGCCGTCAGGCCCGGGCGATGGCCAAGGGCTCGAAGTTCGGGCGCAAGGAAACCGAGGACGCCTGGCAGAATGCTGAAGTGGCGGCACTGTTCCGCTTGGCTGGCGCGGGTGTACGCGTGCCCAAGCCGTACGACTTTCTTGAAGGCGTGCTGCTGATGGAGCTGGTGGCCGACGAGTATGGCGATGCCGCGCCGCGTCTGAACGATGTGGTGCTGGAGCCGGATCAGGCCCGTGAATACCACGCGTTTCTGATTTCCCAGATCGTGCTGATGCTGTGTACCGGTCTGGTGCACGGCGACCTGTCGGAGTTCAACGTCCTGCTCACGCCAACCGGACCGGTGATCATCGACCTGCCGCAGGCCGTGGATGCTGCGGGTAACAACCATGCTTTCAGCATGCTGGAGCGGGACGTGGGCAACATGGCGTCCTACTTTGGCCGGTTTGCCCCGGAGCTCAGGCGCACCAAGTACGCGAAGGAAATGTGGGCGCTGTATGAAGCCGGCACCTTGCACCCGGCCAGCGTGCTGACGGGCGAATTCGACGAGCCGGAAGAGCTGGCGGATGTCGGCGGGATCATGCGCGAAATCGAAGCCGCCCGCCTGGACGAGGAACGCCGCCAGGCCGTCCGCGCCGCCGACGATGCCCCACCCGGCAAGGCCGAAGAACCGCCGCCACCGTGGATGCAGTGA
- the cueR gene encoding Cu(I)-responsive transcriptional regulator → MNIGQAARQSGLSAKMIRYYESIGLLKAAHRTDSGYRIYGADDLHTLAFIKRSRDLGFSLEEVGKLLTLWQDRQRASADVKALARQHIEELNQKIRELAELRDTLQDLVEHCHGDHRPDCPILKELASGCCQN, encoded by the coding sequence ATGAACATCGGCCAAGCGGCCCGCCAAAGCGGCCTGAGTGCGAAGATGATCCGCTATTACGAGTCCATCGGCCTGCTCAAGGCAGCCCATCGCACCGACAGCGGCTACCGGATCTACGGCGCCGATGACCTGCATACCCTGGCCTTTATCAAGCGCTCCCGGGACTTGGGGTTTTCCCTGGAAGAGGTCGGCAAACTGCTGACCCTCTGGCAAGACCGCCAACGCGCCAGCGCCGACGTCAAGGCCCTGGCCCGCCAGCACATCGAAGAGCTGAACCAGAAAATCCGCGAATTGGCCGAGCTGCGCGACACCCTGCAGGACCTGGTAGAGCACTGCCACGGCGACCACCGCCCGGATTGCCCGATCCTCAAGGAACTGGCGTCGGGGTGTTGCCAGAATTGA
- a CDS encoding heavy metal translocating P-type ATPase — MSESTTFDLPIAGMTCASCAGRVERALSKVSGTRAVSVNLATELARVQAPEGSLPALMQAVEQAGYSVPVQTLELNIEGMTCASCVGRVERALGKVDGVNSVSVNLANERAHLELLGQVEPQTLIDAVKRAGYDATVWQAEQPADMQANRLNRERLVLVLAIVLSVPLVLPMLLQPFGVHWMLPAWVQFALATPVQFIFGARFYVAAFKAVRAGAGNMDLLVALGTSAGYGLSLYEWVIARPGSMPHLYFEASAVVIALVLLGKYLESRAKRQTASAIRALEALRPERAIQVVDGQERDVAISALRLNDLVLVKPGERFPVDGEVLEGQSHADEALISGESLPVPKQPGDKVTGGAINGEGRLLVRTQALGTETVLARIIRLVEDAQAAKAPIQKLVDKVSQVFVPVVLLLALATLIGWWMYGAPLETALINAVAVLVIACPCALGLATPTAIMAGTGVAARHGILIKDAEALERAHEVDTVVFDKTGTLTSGTPRIAHLTALDGDEDALLTMAGALQRGSEHPLAKAVLDTCAERGLDVADVSDSQSLAGRGIAGSLDGRRLALGNRRLLDELGLDPGSLAESAQAWETEGRTLSWLIEQGTTPRVLGLFAFGDTLKPGALAAVQALNEQHIASHLLTGDNQGSARVVAQALGISNVHAEVLPADKSAIVQQLKRHSVVAMVGDGINDAPALAAADIGIAMGGGTDVAMHAAGITLMRGDPRLVPAALDISRKTYAKIRQNLFWAFVYNLIGIPLAAFGFLNPVLAGAAMALSSVSVVSNALLLKFWTPKQLEDKR, encoded by the coding sequence ATGTCCGAATCCACCACATTCGATCTACCGATTGCCGGCATGACCTGCGCCAGCTGCGCCGGGCGGGTCGAGCGGGCCTTGAGCAAAGTCTCCGGCACGCGCGCCGTCAGTGTGAACCTGGCAACTGAACTGGCACGCGTGCAGGCCCCCGAAGGCAGCCTGCCGGCCTTGATGCAAGCCGTCGAACAGGCTGGCTATAGCGTCCCCGTACAAACCCTGGAGCTGAACATCGAAGGGATGACCTGCGCCTCCTGTGTCGGCCGGGTCGAACGCGCCCTGGGCAAGGTCGATGGTGTGAACAGCGTCAGCGTCAACCTTGCCAATGAGCGGGCCCACCTCGAACTGCTCGGCCAGGTGGAGCCACAAACCCTGATCGATGCGGTCAAGCGCGCCGGCTATGACGCCACTGTCTGGCAGGCCGAACAGCCCGCTGACATGCAGGCCAACCGTCTGAACCGTGAACGCCTGGTATTGGTGCTGGCGATTGTGCTGTCCGTGCCGCTGGTGCTGCCGATGCTGCTGCAGCCGTTCGGCGTGCATTGGATGCTCCCGGCCTGGGTGCAGTTCGCCCTGGCCACGCCCGTGCAATTCATCTTCGGTGCGCGCTTTTACGTCGCCGCCTTCAAGGCCGTGCGTGCCGGTGCCGGGAACATGGACCTGCTGGTGGCCCTGGGCACCAGCGCCGGCTACGGCCTGAGCCTTTATGAATGGGTGATCGCCCGTCCCGGTAGCATGCCGCACCTGTATTTCGAAGCCTCGGCCGTAGTGATTGCCCTGGTACTGCTGGGCAAATACCTGGAAAGCCGCGCCAAGCGACAAACCGCCAGCGCCATCCGCGCCCTTGAAGCCTTGCGCCCGGAACGGGCGATCCAGGTGGTCGATGGCCAGGAGCGGGACGTGGCCATCAGCGCCCTGCGCTTGAATGACCTGGTGCTGGTCAAGCCCGGCGAACGCTTCCCGGTGGACGGCGAAGTACTGGAAGGCCAGAGCCACGCCGACGAAGCGCTGATCAGCGGCGAAAGCCTGCCGGTGCCCAAGCAGCCCGGCGACAAAGTCACCGGCGGCGCCATCAATGGCGAAGGCCGGCTGCTGGTACGCACGCAAGCCCTGGGCACCGAGACCGTCCTGGCGCGCATCATCCGCCTGGTAGAAGACGCCCAGGCCGCCAAGGCCCCGATCCAGAAACTGGTGGATAAAGTCAGCCAGGTATTCGTACCGGTAGTACTGCTGCTGGCCCTGGCGACGTTGATCGGCTGGTGGATGTACGGTGCGCCGTTGGAAACCGCGCTGATCAACGCCGTCGCCGTACTGGTGATTGCCTGCCCCTGCGCCCTGGGCCTGGCGACGCCCACGGCGATCATGGCCGGCACCGGCGTGGCCGCTCGCCACGGGATTCTGATCAAGGACGCCGAGGCGCTGGAGCGCGCCCATGAAGTCGACACCGTGGTGTTCGACAAGACCGGCACCCTGACCTCCGGCACGCCGCGCATCGCCCACTTGACGGCCCTCGACGGTGATGAAGACGCGTTGCTGACAATGGCCGGCGCGCTGCAACGCGGCAGTGAGCACCCTCTGGCCAAAGCCGTGTTGGATACCTGCGCCGAGCGCGGCCTGGACGTGGCGGATGTCAGCGACAGCCAGTCCCTGGCTGGACGCGGTATCGCCGGCAGCCTCGACGGGCGTCGCCTGGCCCTGGGCAATCGACGCCTGCTGGATGAACTGGGCCTGGACCCCGGTTCGCTGGCCGAGTCGGCACAGGCCTGGGAAACCGAAGGCCGCACGTTGTCCTGGCTGATCGAACAAGGCACGACGCCTCGAGTGCTGGGCCTGTTCGCCTTCGGTGACACGCTCAAGCCCGGTGCCCTCGCCGCGGTACAGGCCTTGAATGAACAGCACATCGCCAGCCACTTGCTCACGGGCGACAACCAAGGTAGCGCCCGGGTGGTGGCCCAGGCGCTGGGGATCTCCAATGTCCATGCCGAGGTATTGCCAGCGGACAAATCCGCCATCGTCCAACAGTTGAAGCGCCATTCGGTGGTGGCGATGGTGGGCGATGGCATCAACGACGCACCCGCCCTGGCCGCCGCCGACATCGGCATTGCCATGGGCGGCGGCACCGACGTGGCGATGCATGCCGCAGGCATCACCCTCATGCGCGGCGATCCGCGACTGGTGCCGGCGGCGCTGGACATCAGCCGCAAGACCTACGCCAAGATCCGCCAGAACCTGTTCTGGGCGTTCGTCTATAACTTGATCGGCATCCCTCTGGCGGCGTTCGGTTTTCTCAACCCGGTGCTGGCCGGCGCGGCCATGGCGCTGTCGAGCGTCAGCGTGGTGAGCAATGCGTTACTGTTGAAGTTCTGGACACCCAAGCAGCTGGAGGACAAGCGATGA
- a CDS encoding heavy-metal-associated domain-containing protein: MQIFNVPGMSCGHCVKAITQAVKAKDQGANVQIDLGAKTVQVQSSLPADAVLAAIKEEGYEAALLEVF; encoded by the coding sequence ATGCAAATTTTCAATGTTCCGGGCATGTCCTGCGGTCACTGCGTCAAGGCCATCACCCAGGCAGTCAAGGCCAAGGACCAGGGGGCCAATGTGCAAATCGACCTGGGTGCCAAGACTGTCCAGGTCCAGAGTTCGTTGCCGGCCGATGCCGTGCTCGCGGCCATCAAGGAGGAGGGCTATGAGGCCGCTCTGCTTGAAGTTTTTTAA
- a CDS encoding multidrug effflux MFS transporter, translated as MNFRTILILGALSAFGPLAIDFYLPAFPAMATAFGTDEKHIQLTLAAYFLGLSIGQLAYGPVADRFGRRIPLLTGVGLFTLASLACAYAPSLEWLIGARFVQALGGCAGMVISRAVVSDKCDAVGSAKVFSQLMLVMGLAPILAPMLGGLLVNLHGWQSIFIALTVFSALASTAVALWLPESLPDHVPRQPLSGALRQYGRLLTDAAYLGHALTGGIAIAGMFAYIAGSPFVFIKLYGVPAEHFGWLFGTNAAGFILVAQVNARLLSKRGPAFLLSRAVWVYLGAGLSLLAVSSLQPAQLWPLLVPLFICIASLGCILPNASACAMNGQGARAGSASAMLGCLQFSVAAGAAALVAALHDGTAVPMALVISLCGLLVVSAAMLTRRLQNARALAQASREG; from the coding sequence ATGAACTTCCGTACCATTCTGATTCTTGGCGCCTTGAGCGCTTTCGGTCCCTTGGCGATCGACTTCTACCTGCCTGCCTTTCCGGCGATGGCCACCGCCTTCGGCACCGATGAAAAACACATCCAGTTGACCCTGGCGGCCTATTTTCTCGGCTTGTCCATCGGGCAACTGGCCTATGGGCCAGTGGCGGATCGCTTCGGACGGCGCATTCCATTGCTGACCGGGGTCGGTTTGTTCACGTTGGCATCCCTGGCCTGCGCCTACGCGCCGAGCCTCGAATGGCTGATCGGCGCCCGCTTCGTCCAGGCCCTGGGTGGATGCGCCGGGATGGTGATTTCCCGGGCGGTGGTCAGCGACAAATGCGACGCGGTGGGTTCGGCCAAGGTGTTTTCACAGTTGATGCTGGTGATGGGCCTGGCGCCGATCCTCGCGCCGATGCTGGGCGGGTTGCTGGTGAACCTGCATGGCTGGCAGTCAATCTTCATTGCCCTGACCGTGTTTAGCGCATTGGCGTCGACGGCGGTGGCCTTGTGGCTGCCGGAAAGCTTGCCGGACCATGTGCCTCGGCAACCGTTGTCGGGGGCGTTGCGCCAATACGGTCGTTTATTGACCGACGCCGCCTACCTCGGCCATGCGCTGACGGGGGGCATCGCTATCGCCGGGATGTTTGCCTACATCGCCGGTTCGCCGTTCGTCTTCATCAAGCTTTACGGTGTTCCGGCCGAACACTTCGGTTGGCTGTTCGGCACCAACGCGGCGGGCTTCATCCTGGTGGCCCAGGTCAACGCCCGGCTACTGTCCAAGCGCGGCCCAGCGTTCCTGCTGAGTCGCGCGGTATGGGTCTACCTGGGTGCGGGGCTGAGCCTGCTGGCCGTCAGTTCATTGCAACCTGCGCAGTTGTGGCCGCTGCTGGTCCCTCTGTTTATCTGCATCGCCAGCCTGGGGTGCATCCTTCCCAACGCCTCGGCTTGCGCCATGAATGGGCAGGGCGCCCGGGCCGGCAGTGCTTCGGCGATGCTGGGATGCTTGCAGTTTTCCGTGGCCGCCGGAGCCGCCGCGTTGGTGGCGGCGCTGCATGACGGCACCGCCGTGCCAATGGCGCTGGTCATCAGCCTTTGCGGGCTGTTGGTGGTGAGCGCCGCGATGCTGACCCGTCGCCTGCAAAATGCCCGGGCCCTGGCCCAGGCCAGTCGCGAGGGCTGA
- a CDS encoding zinc-binding alcohol dehydrogenase family protein: MKAIAYYHSLPITDPQSLQDIELPEPVAGPRDLLVEVKAISVNPVDTKVRQNVQPEDGAAKVLGWDLAGVVKAVGSEVTLFKTGDKVFYAGSIARAGGYSERHVVDERIVGHMPKTLGFAEAAALPLTAITAWELLFERLQIQEGQDDQGQSLLIVGAAGGVGSILTQLARQLTGLKVIGTASRAQTQDWVRGLGADLVIDHSRPLSEVLKEAGQSQVTHVASLTQTDQHLDQLVEALAPQGKLALIDDPKALDVTKLKRKSLSLHWELMYTRSLFETADMVEQHKLLNRVAALIDTGTLKTTVGEHFGTINAENLRRAHALLESGKSKGKIVLEGF, from the coding sequence ATGAAAGCCATTGCCTACTACCACTCGTTGCCCATCACCGACCCGCAATCGCTCCAGGACATCGAGCTGCCGGAACCGGTCGCCGGTCCCAGGGACTTGTTGGTAGAGGTCAAGGCCATCTCGGTCAACCCGGTGGACACCAAGGTTCGCCAGAACGTCCAGCCCGAAGACGGCGCGGCCAAGGTGCTGGGCTGGGACCTGGCCGGCGTGGTCAAGGCGGTGGGCAGCGAGGTCACGTTGTTCAAGACCGGGGACAAGGTGTTCTACGCCGGCTCCATCGCCCGGGCCGGCGGCTACAGCGAGCGGCACGTAGTGGATGAGCGCATCGTCGGCCACATGCCCAAGACGCTTGGTTTCGCCGAAGCGGCGGCGCTGCCGCTGACGGCCATTACCGCCTGGGAGTTGTTGTTCGAGCGCCTGCAAATCCAGGAAGGCCAGGACGACCAGGGCCAAAGCCTGTTGATCGTCGGCGCCGCGGGCGGCGTGGGTTCGATCCTGACGCAACTGGCCCGCCAACTCACCGGGCTGAAGGTGATAGGCACCGCGTCCCGTGCACAGACCCAGGATTGGGTGCGCGGCCTGGGTGCCGACCTGGTGATCGACCACAGCCGGCCGTTGAGCGAAGTGTTGAAAGAAGCTGGGCAGTCTCAGGTAACCCACGTCGCCAGCCTGACCCAGACCGACCAGCACCTGGACCAGTTGGTCGAAGCCCTCGCGCCCCAGGGCAAACTGGCGCTGATCGACGATCCCAAGGCGTTGGACGTGACCAAGCTCAAGCGCAAGAGCCTGTCGCTGCATTGGGAACTCATGTACACCCGCTCGCTGTTCGAGACGGCCGACATGGTTGAACAGCACAAACTGCTCAACCGCGTGGCCGCCCTGATCGACACCGGCACGCTGAAGACCACGGTTGGCGAGCATTTCGGCACCATCAACGCCGAGAACCTGCGCCGCGCCCATGCCTTGCTGGAAAGCGGCAAGTCCAAGGGCAAGATTGTGCTCGAGGGCTTCTGA
- a CDS encoding LysR family transcriptional regulator has protein sequence MLRFDDLQLFVRAADLGSLSAAARAMDLSAAVASAALKRIEQHLGARLLARSTRSLRLTAEGEGFLEYARAALSSLDEGRRLLTSGQDQVSGVLQLSAPSDLGRNLLLPWLDAFQREHPGLTVRLLLGDRMADLFKQPVDIALRYGEPEDSSLVALPIAGDNRRVLCASPDYLARQGEPHQLEQLAQHNCLLYMLGSRVHDRWAFHDGKREMSLTVSGDRFSDDADVVRRWAVAGVGIAYKSWLDVSTDVLAGRLKILLPHLQCERAPLNLLCAHRAQLSKPINLLRDMLQARCGELTARFPLSAGVGH, from the coding sequence ATGCTTCGCTTCGATGACTTGCAGTTGTTTGTCCGGGCGGCGGACCTGGGCAGTCTCTCGGCTGCGGCCAGGGCCATGGACCTGTCGGCGGCGGTGGCCAGTGCCGCGTTGAAACGGATCGAGCAGCACCTCGGCGCGCGGCTGTTGGCCCGCTCCACCCGTAGCTTGCGCCTGACCGCCGAAGGCGAGGGCTTTCTCGAATATGCCCGTGCCGCGTTGAGCAGCCTTGACGAAGGCCGGCGGTTGTTGACCAGCGGCCAGGACCAGGTCAGCGGGGTGTTGCAGTTGTCCGCGCCGTCGGACTTGGGGCGCAACCTGCTGCTGCCTTGGCTGGATGCGTTCCAGCGTGAGCACCCCGGGCTGACGGTGCGGCTGCTGCTGGGCGATCGCATGGCCGACCTGTTCAAGCAGCCGGTAGATATCGCCTTGCGTTATGGCGAGCCGGAAGATTCGAGCCTGGTCGCGCTGCCCATTGCCGGGGATAACCGCCGGGTGTTGTGCGCATCGCCGGACTATCTGGCTCGCCAGGGTGAACCCCATCAACTGGAACAACTGGCCCAGCACAACTGCCTGTTGTACATGCTTGGCAGCCGGGTTCATGACCGATGGGCTTTTCATGACGGCAAACGGGAGATGAGCCTCACCGTCAGTGGCGACCGGTTCAGTGACGACGCCGATGTGGTGCGGCGCTGGGCGGTGGCGGGTGTCGGGATTGCCTATAAATCGTGGCTGGATGTGTCCACCGACGTCCTGGCCGGGCGCTTGAAAATCCTCTTGCCGCACCTGCAATGCGAACGCGCACCCCTCAATCTGCTGTGTGCCCACCGGGCGCAATTGAGCAAGCCCATCAACCTTTTGCGAGACATGCTCCAGGCTCGCTGCGGTGAGTTGACGGCTCGTTTTCCACTTTCGGCGGGAGTCGGCCATTAG